In a genomic window of Festucalex cinctus isolate MCC-2025b chromosome 11, RoL_Fcin_1.0, whole genome shotgun sequence:
- the b3galt1b gene encoding beta-1,3-galactosyltransferase 1 gives MPSKVSCLYILTVVCWASALWYLSLSRPTSTYVGHMSLPVRKPAKAAKNATFGNIRTRPLNAHAYEFVINEPEKCRGAAPFLVILISTTHKEFDARQAIRETWGDESAFSDPRVLTIFLLGRNTDAVLNQMVEQESQIFHDIVVEDFVDSYHNLTLKTMMGMRWVATFCPKAQYVMKTDSDVFVNMDNLLYKLLKPATKPRKRYFTGYVIHGGPIRDMRSKWYMSRDLYPDSKYPPFCSGTGYVFSSDVAELIFKTSQHTRLLHLEDVYVGLCLRKLGIHPFQNTGFNHWKMAYSLCRYRRVITVHQISPEEMHRVWNDMSSKKHLRC, from the coding sequence ATGCCTTCAAAGGTGTCCTGTCTTTACATCCTGACAGTGGTGTGCTGGGCGAGCGCTCTGTGGTACCTGAGTCTCTCTCGGCCCACGTCCACCTACGTGGGCCACATGTCGCTGCCCGTGCGCAAGCCCGCCAAGGCCGCCAAAAACGCCACCTTCGGCAACATCCGAACGCGCCCGCTCAACGCCCACGCCTACGAGTTTGTCATCAACGAGCCCGAGAAGTGCCGGGGCGCCGCCCCCTTCCTGGTCATCCTCATCAGCACCACGCACAAGGAGTTCGACGCCCGCCAGGCCATCCGCGAGACCTGGGGCGACGAGAGCGCCTTCAGCGACCCGCGCGTCCTCACCATCTTCCTCCTGGGCCGGAACACGGACGCCGTGCTCAACCAGATGGTGGAGCAGGAGAGCCAGATCTTCCACGACATCGTGGTGGAGGACTTCGTCGACTCCTACCACAACCTGACCCTCAAGACCATGATGGGGATGCGCTGGGTGGCCACCTTCTGCCCCAAAGCGCAGTACGTCATGAAGACGGACAGCGACGTGTTCGTCAACATGGACAACCTGCTCTACAAGCTCCTCAAACCCGCCACCAAGCCGAGGAAGCGGTACTTCACCGGCTACGTCATCCACGGGGGTCCGATCCGGGACATGCGCAGCAAGTGGTACATGTCCCGAGACCTGTACCCCGACAGCAAGTACCCGCCCTTCTGCTCGGGCACCGGCTACGTCTTCTCGTCGGACGTGGCCGAGCTGATCTTCAAGACTTCGCAGCACACCCGACTGCTGCACCTGGAGGACGTCTACGTGGGCTTGTGTTTGCGCAAGCTGGGCATACATCCTTTTCAGAACACCGGCTTCAATCACTGGAAGATGGCCTACAGCCTGTGCAGGTACAGGCGGGTCATCACCGTGCACCAGATCTCCCCCGAGGAGATGCACCGCGTTTGGAACGACATGTCCAGCAAGAAGCACCTGAGATGTTGA